TTACGGTTACTGCTGTTAGCTTGGTAGGATATACAGCGATGGCAGGTGTCGTAGGCGCGGGTGGTTTAGGAGCAATGGCATTTAACTACGGTTTTAATGGATTTAAGCCAGATATCATGCTGGTTACTACTGTCATGTTGATTATTCTTGTACAAATCATTCAGATGATTGGTGACGCGATCTCGCGGAGACTGGATCATCGTTGATAATAATGAAATGAATGAAAACAGGGGGGTAAAAGGATGAAAAAGGTTTTTTCTACACTAGCGATTGGGGTATTAGCTTTAAGTTTGGCGGCGTGCGGTGCTGGTAATAAAACGGATACTAACACAGCTACACCACAAGAAGGACAACCAGTAACCCTAAAGGTGGGAGCAACGGCTGTTCCTCATGCGGAGATTTTAAATGAAGTGGTTAAACCGATGCTACAGAAGGAAAACATTAATCTTGATGTTGTGCTATTCCAAGATTTTGTAATGCCAAATACACAACTTGCTGAGAAGGAATTAGATGCTAACTATTTCCAGCATATTCCTTGGTTAGAGAAAACAAATAAAGAAAAGGGTCTAGACCTTACGTATGTAGCGGGTATCCACATTGAGCCAATGGGAATTTACTCTAATAAATCAAAAGCATATAAAGATGTAGCAGCTCTTCCACAGGGCGCAGTAGTAGCGATTACGAATGCCTCTGCTGAACAAGGCCGTATTCTTGGCATTCTCGAAAAAGCGGGTCTGTTGAAATTAAAGGACGGCGTTGATACGAATGGAACAGTAGCTGATATCGTTGAGAAGAAAATAGAATTAAAAGAGTTAGAACCAGCCATGTTGCCACGTTCTATTGACGATCCAGGTATTGATGCAGCTGTGATTAACTCTAACTTTGCGATGGAAGCTGGACTAAAACCAACAGAGAACTCTATTTATATTGAAGAGGGTAAAGATAATCCAAATGTAAATGTGTTGGCAACTCGTCAAGATAACAAAGATAGTGAAGTAATTAAGAAGCTTGCTAAAGCGATGACCTCCCCTGAAGTGAAAGACTTCATTGATAAGAAGTATAATGGGGCAGTAGTATTTGTCGGGCAGCTTAAATAATAATGTCGAAAAAACTGTCGGATAAAACCGGTAGTTTTTTAGCTGAAAAGAGATACAAAATATAAAAAAGATGACCTTGTGAATAATCCTGGGTCATCTTTTTTTGCTTGAATTTTCCAGCCTACTTATATTTACAAGGTTCACGATACTTGGCGGGTTACGTTACGGGTCATTTTTCTTTGGCGATTCCATGACCACAGTACAATACCAAATGGAAGCAATGTTAATAGAAGTAAGAGAATGCCATCAACGAATTGCCAAGAGAGAATGGGATATTGCAAGAAATCAGTCGTAATTCGACGAATAATCTCGATTGATTGAAGCAAGAAGAAATTGAAGAAGAAATAGAGTGCGAAACAAAAGCCTAACAAAAAGAAGATGGAGTACCAGCGGATCACTTGTTTTTCTCGCATATCTACCGTGTCCCATAGCTCTTGATCAGCAGGAGTCCACTTGCGGTAAAATTTACGTAAGAACAACTGGGTATTATCAAATAAATTATTACAGCCAAAAAAGGTAGTGAATACATAATAAATATCCGTTCGCATAAAGAACATAAATTGAAAGCCCAGAGCCATTAAGAAATTCAAGTTCATTAATTTGATAAAGGAGAGCATAAAATCAGATAGCATGATGGTTCCTACATCATTAGCATACAAGAGCCAGACACCAATACTAAAAAAGAGCGCATCTCCAGACATGCCAGCGAGGTAGGCTGTATAACGCTTATGTGGTTCAACTAGAACGATGTCTGACATGTTTGTCTCTGCCACAGGAAAGAATAAGCGATGGCTAAAACCAATCCGACTACCTACCCCTAGAGAACGCACAGCCGTTAAGTGAGCTGTCTCGTGTATAAACAAAAAAAGATAGTTAACAACAACTGCTAACAAAAGAGAAGCGGTCAAAGACGGCGAGCTAAAAATATCGGTGAAGACAGGAAAATATTCATGCTGAAAAAAGAGAAGAGTAACAGCAGATAAAAAGCAGGCAATAGAGATAGAGAATGTCAATTTGTTAAAAAGTACTTTTCCAACCCGTTCGGATATCCATGGAAAATGATCGATGCGTATCTCTTTTTCATTAACTACTGTTCCATCTACTGTATATACAAATTGATATTCGTTTATCAGATCAAGTGCAAAATCATGAACATCGACAGGTTCACCAAAGCGTCTTTCCATTTCTTCAGCTACTTGGGTAATGGTTTGTCCCTGATCTAACATCTCAATAATTTCAACAGCAAAGGTAGGTAGCATGATATATTCACTTTTATCGGGTCTGCCAATTATGGTTTCTTCTTCATTTACTTGGCGTTTTTGTAGGGGATGCATACGCAACATGCTACTATTAGTTAGTTCCATTGGTTAATTCCTCCGTTAGCTAAGCACTTCTTCGACTGGTTGCTCCAACGAGAAGATAGAAAGTGTTCGATTTCCTTCGCCGCAGGTCGGGCAATCTAATTCTTTTCGTTCTATTTCTGAAAGAATTTTGGTTTCATACGTTAAGAAATTGATCGACACAAATTTACCTTGCGATTGAACTTGACTTGTGCCTGTAAGAATTTTGCATGCTTCAGAAGCGATAATCCCTGTAATAATGGCTAAATTTGGAGCGATAGTGGCTGTAGGAAGATGGTATCCTGAATCAACCAAATACTTGACCTCTTCTTCGTAATGATCTGGATTTTGATCATAGTGATGCAGATGGAAGCAATCCAAGCAAGGAGTTTTTCCAGGGTGAATATGATAAAAAGTTCCTTCTGTTAAATTGACTCCTCCTGCAATATAGGGGATTCCTAATTCAACACATGCTGTATTTACCCATCTTTGAATAAAGAAAAAGGGCGTATCAGCAGCTAAAATAACAAGATCACTACCTGCTATAAGTTCTTTGACATCAGTAGCAGAGGAGATTTTTTTCATAATGGTTTCTACCGACATGCTTGAATTGCGTTTTGTAACGAATTCTTCGGCTACTTCGATTTTTAATCGACCAATATCATCCTCTTTAAAAAGTAATTGGCGATTTAAATTACTAAGCTCCACACGGTCGAAGTCGGCAATACGGACATTTGTAATGCCTAGACCAGCAAAGTTAGACAGGAGAGTAGAGCCAAAGGCACCTGATCCAAGAATCGTTACTCTCTTTTGCAATAAAACCTCCTGAATCTTACTAGGAGGATTGTCTATATCTGAATAGATCGAAAAGAAACGAATATTTGCTCGGTATCGATCCTTTTGAGCTGTTGATAGAGTAGTTGTTTCTTCCCATGTCTTATCTTCAAGATATCCCAGAGAGTTAAGAGCAGTAATTGCCTCGGTTAGTTCCTCAAATGTGACTTCGGGGTGTTTGCTGACAAGCTCCTGGTGTATTTCCTTAGTAGTGCGTGTTCCATCAAGTAACGGAATTAATGTTTTGATGGACCCAGTTTCATCGGGAATATGATTGAGAAAGCCAGATACTTGTCCAAATTGGAGAGTGTCGGATCCAATTTTAATAATAGGATGAATTTCTTTTAAGATAGGTTTTTGTTCCATACAATCCATCTCCTTTTAGGTATAGAAACAAGGATAGGGGTAGCTTAGGCAACTATCCATAACACATCTGGTAAGCACGAGCAGGTGATAAAAAAGTAATTGTCAGAATTATCTAACGAAAATTGTATCCTTTTATCATGCTTATTTCAATATAAATTTACAATTTTCAGTAATCAGTCCAAAACTGTATAAATAACGCTTCTTTCCATATAGTGAAGTAGAGAAGAAGATGCATGTAACCCCATGTTTGGACGAGAAAATAAACAAAATGAACCGTTATTCCAATTGTTCATTTATGTTTCGTGTTGGTAGAAAGACAGTCAGTGGATGAAAGGTGTTCAAAAAGGTACTTTTTTAGCTAAAAGGGAAGGATAAAACTAGAAGTAGAGCCTAATCTTTTGGTTACCTAAATGGAATTCATTTTACAATTTGACAGAGTTATCTAATTGAAAATCTACCTTTTATTTAGTAAATTAGAACTACAATTTTCCATGAAATTCATCTTTAGTTCTATATTACCAAAAATACACTTTATTTTTATTTATTTATCTTGATAATTAATAAAAAATAATTAAATGTAAAAGAAAATTATATTATATTATTCTGATAAAGAGTATAGTAAAGCATATGAGAAAGAAAAAAGGGGGACACAAAAAGATGAAAAAGAATATTTTTGTACTAATGAGTTCCGTTTTAGTTTTAGGTGCAGCTTTAGCAGGTTGCGGAGGTAATACAAGTACATCAGCACCGACTCCTGCTGATGGATCAAAACAGGAAGCTTCAAAAGGTGAGAAGAAAGTATTACGATTGAACATGCACACTGAA
This is a stretch of genomic DNA from Brevibacillus laterosporus DSM 25. It encodes these proteins:
- a CDS encoding MetQ/NlpA family ABC transporter substrate-binding protein, producing the protein MKKVFSTLAIGVLALSLAACGAGNKTDTNTATPQEGQPVTLKVGATAVPHAEILNEVVKPMLQKENINLDVVLFQDFVMPNTQLAEKELDANYFQHIPWLEKTNKEKGLDLTYVAGIHIEPMGIYSNKSKAYKDVAALPQGAVVAITNASAEQGRILGILEKAGLLKLKDGVDTNGTVADIVEKKIELKELEPAMLPRSIDDPGIDAAVINSNFAMEAGLKPTENSIYIEEGKDNPNVNVLATRQDNKDSEVIKKLAKAMTSPEVKDFIDKKYNGAVVFVGQLK
- a CDS encoding PqqD family protein, whose translation is MELTNSSMLRMHPLQKRQVNEEETIIGRPDKSEYIMLPTFAVEIIEMLDQGQTITQVAEEMERRFGEPVDVHDFALDLINEYQFVYTVDGTVVNEKEIRIDHFPWISERVGKVLFNKLTFSISIACFLSAVTLLFFQHEYFPVFTDIFSSPSLTASLLLAVVVNYLFLFIHETAHLTAVRSLGVGSRIGFSHRLFFPVAETNMSDIVLVEPHKRYTAYLAGMSGDALFFSIGVWLLYANDVGTIMLSDFMLSFIKLMNLNFLMALGFQFMFFMRTDIYYVFTTFFGCNNLFDNTQLFLRKFYRKWTPADQELWDTVDMREKQVIRWYSIFFLLGFCFALYFFFNFFLLQSIEIIRRITTDFLQYPILSWQFVDGILLLLLTLLPFGIVLWSWNRQRKMTRNVTRQVS
- a CDS encoding HesA/MoeB/ThiF family protein — protein: MEQKPILKEIHPIIKIGSDTLQFGQVSGFLNHIPDETGSIKTLIPLLDGTRTTKEIHQELVSKHPEVTFEELTEAITALNSLGYLEDKTWEETTTLSTAQKDRYRANIRFFSIYSDIDNPPSKIQEVLLQKRVTILGSGAFGSTLLSNFAGLGITNVRIADFDRVELSNLNRQLLFKEDDIGRLKIEVAEEFVTKRNSSMSVETIMKKISSATDVKELIAGSDLVILAADTPFFFIQRWVNTACVELGIPYIAGGVNLTEGTFYHIHPGKTPCLDCFHLHHYDQNPDHYEEEVKYLVDSGYHLPTATIAPNLAIITGIIASEACKILTGTSQVQSQGKFVSINFLTYETKILSEIERKELDCPTCGEGNRTLSIFSLEQPVEEVLS